The Chryseobacterium nakagawai genome has a segment encoding these proteins:
- the ctlX gene encoding citrulline utilization hydrolase CtlX, which translates to MQTTDTVLMIEPIAFGYNAETAKNNYFQVEQTGSDIQSKALAEFNTFVGKLREKGINVITIKDTLDPHTPDSIFPNNWVSFHKDGKVVLYPMFASNRRVERRDDIIESIKDQGFEVAEIDDWSFPETQGHFLEGTGSMIFDHDNKIAYGSVSLRLDENLFREFCEKYGFTPVVFHSYQTVGAERLPIYHTNVMMCVADRFVVICLDCIDDELEREKVIEAIKNSGKEIVEISEEQMQQFAGNMLQVQNKEGEKFLVMSQTAYQSLTSEQVAAIEKYCEIIYSDLNTIEVNGGGSARCMLAEVFLPKK; encoded by the coding sequence ATGCAAACGACAGATACAGTATTAATGATAGAACCGATTGCATTCGGTTACAACGCAGAAACTGCAAAAAATAATTACTTTCAGGTAGAACAGACAGGTTCTGATATTCAATCAAAGGCTTTAGCAGAGTTCAATACCTTTGTTGGAAAGCTGAGAGAGAAAGGAATCAATGTAATTACCATAAAAGATACATTAGACCCTCATACACCGGATTCCATTTTCCCTAACAATTGGGTAAGTTTCCACAAAGATGGAAAAGTGGTTTTATATCCGATGTTCGCTTCCAACAGAAGAGTGGAAAGACGAGATGATATTATAGAAAGTATCAAAGATCAGGGATTTGAAGTTGCTGAAATTGACGACTGGTCATTTCCTGAAACTCAGGGACATTTCCTGGAAGGAACAGGAAGTATGATCTTCGATCACGATAATAAGATTGCTTACGGATCTGTTTCCTTGAGATTAGATGAAAATCTATTCAGAGAATTCTGTGAAAAATATGGCTTTACACCAGTAGTTTTCCATTCTTATCAAACGGTGGGTGCAGAAAGACTTCCTATTTATCACACCAATGTAATGATGTGTGTGGCAGATCGGTTTGTAGTTATTTGTCTTGACTGTATTGATGATGAGCTGGAAAGAGAAAAGGTGATTGAAGCCATTAAAAATTCAGGAAAAGAAATCGTTGAAATTTCAGAAGAGCAAATGCAGCAGTTTGCAGGAAATATGCTTCAGGTTCAGAATAAAGAAGGTGAAAAATTCCTTGTTATGAGCCAGACAGCTTATCAATCTTTAACTTCGGAGCAAGTAGCTGCCATTGAAAAATATTGCGAAATTATTTACTCTGATTTAAATACCATTGAAGTAAACGGTGGTGGAAGTGCAAGATGTATGCTTGCTGAGGTTTTTCTTCCTAAAAAATAA
- a CDS encoding sensor histidine kinase: MPDKIKLTILLISIIIVFIVISLAFITYLFNKKRLLFIQEQKLQEAEYENQLLQKELEKQKSIEQERERISHDMHDDLGAGISALKLQAEFLKQKANDEDLKNDIAELLKTSEEMNISMREMLWSLNSGNDTLGSFVDYAILYTGNFLKKTKIVLHSECEDIISDTPISTELRRNLFLCLKEAVNNVYKHSQASTLKLSFSQNQNHFLMKIQDNGIGIPDGQTEGNGLRNMKRRMSEAEGECKVCSTSSGNNLIFKVTL; encoded by the coding sequence ATGCCGGACAAGATTAAGCTTACCATACTTTTAATAAGTATAATCATTGTTTTTATAGTGATAAGCTTGGCTTTTATAACCTATCTTTTTAATAAAAAAAGACTGCTTTTTATACAGGAGCAGAAGCTTCAGGAAGCAGAATACGAGAACCAGCTCCTCCAAAAAGAGCTCGAAAAACAAAAATCCATAGAACAGGAACGTGAACGTATTTCTCATGATATGCATGATGATCTCGGAGCAGGTATTTCCGCACTGAAGCTTCAGGCAGAATTTTTAAAACAGAAAGCAAATGATGAAGATCTGAAGAATGATATCGCAGAACTTCTGAAAACTTCCGAAGAAATGAATATTTCCATGCGTGAAATGCTTTGGAGTCTGAACTCAGGAAATGATACACTAGGAAGCTTTGTTGATTATGCTATACTTTATACCGGGAACTTTTTAAAGAAAACAAAAATTGTCCTTCATTCAGAATGTGAAGACATTATTTCTGATACTCCCATTTCTACAGAGCTGAGACGTAACCTTTTTTTATGCTTAAAAGAAGCGGTTAACAATGTCTATAAACATAGTCAGGCAAGTACATTAAAACTTTCATTCTCTCAAAATCAAAATCATTTTTTAATGAAGATTCAGGATAACGGAATCGGTATTCCCGATGGACAAACTGAAGGAAACGGACTTAGAAATATGAAAAGAAGAATGAGTGAAGCGGAAGGAGAGTGTAAAGTATGCTCTACAAGTTCCGGAAATAATCTGATCTTCAAAGTTACATTATAA
- the rplQ gene encoding 50S ribosomal protein L17, which yields MRHGKKFNHLGRTSSHRSAMLSNMACSLIEHKRINTTVAKAKALRVYVEPLLTKAKEDTTHNRRVVFSYLQNKFAVAELFRTVAPKIAERNGGYTRIIKTGFRPGDAADMALIELVDFNELYNPNAEEKKATRRSRRSTPAKAVVAADAPVVEEKVEEAKADTTEEKTEE from the coding sequence ATGAGACACGGTAAAAAATTCAATCACTTAGGAAGAACTTCATCTCACAGAAGTGCGATGCTTTCTAATATGGCTTGTTCTCTAATTGAGCATAAAAGAATCAACACTACTGTAGCTAAAGCTAAAGCTTTAAGAGTATATGTTGAGCCTCTATTAACAAAAGCAAAAGAAGATACTACACACAACAGAAGAGTAGTATTCTCTTACCTTCAAAATAAATTTGCGGTTGCTGAATTATTCAGAACTGTAGCTCCGAAAATCGCTGAAAGAAACGGTGGTTATACAAGAATCATTAAGACAGGTTTCAGACCAGGTGATGCTGCTGATATGGCTCTTATCGAATTGGTAGATTTCAATGAGCTTTACAACCCGAATGCTGAGGAGAAAAAAGCTACAAGAAGAAGCAGAAGATCTACACCAGCTAAAGCAGTAGTTGCTGCTGATGCTCCAGTTGTAGAAGAAAAAGTAGAAGAAGCTAAGGCTGATACTACTGAAGAAAAAACTGAAGAGTAA
- a CDS encoding response regulator — protein MSISIAIVEDEKNYNNALKKVINYQQDMKVVAQFFDGNDALKNLPDISPNVVMMDIQLQDMLGIEIIEKIKKDMPNTQFIMCTSFEDDEKVFNSLKAGAMGYLVKGESMDKILSSIRDVYNGGAPMSFSIARKVLQHFEKKRSEIKELDELTEREKEILELLSQGLLYKEIADKKYISMDTVKKHVGNIYRKLHVNNKVEAINKFNHFKN, from the coding sequence ATGAGCATTTCCATTGCGATAGTAGAAGACGAGAAGAACTACAACAATGCGTTGAAGAAGGTAATCAATTATCAACAGGATATGAAAGTAGTAGCTCAATTCTTTGATGGGAATGATGCTTTGAAAAACCTTCCCGATATTTCACCAAATGTTGTCATGATGGATATCCAGCTTCAGGATATGTTGGGCATTGAAATCATTGAAAAGATTAAAAAAGACATGCCTAACACCCAGTTTATCATGTGTACCAGTTTTGAAGATGATGAAAAGGTTTTCAATTCTCTAAAAGCTGGTGCTATGGGGTATCTTGTGAAAGGAGAAAGCATGGACAAAATACTTTCCTCAATCCGGGATGTTTATAATGGTGGTGCTCCCATGAGCTTTTCTATCGCCCGAAAAGTGTTACAGCATTTCGAAAAAAAACGTTCTGAAATTAAAGAACTGGATGAACTTACAGAACGGGAAAAAGAAATTCTTGAACTTCTTTCACAAGGATTGCTGTACAAAGAAATTGCTGATAAAAAGTATATCAGTATGGATACCGTTAAAAAGCATGTGGGAAATATTTACCGAAAACTCCACGTCAATAATAAAGTGGAGGCTATTAATAAATTTAACCATTTTAAAAACTAA
- the eno gene encoding phosphopyruvate hydratase produces the protein MSAISYIEARQILDSRGNPTIEVDVFTENGAMGRAAVPSGASTGEHEAVELRDGGSEYQGKGVLKAVENVKEVIAENLVGQPVFEQNYIDQIMIELDGTPNKGNLGANAILGVSLAVARAAAAELGMPLYKYVGGVNANTLPVPMMNVINGGSHSDAPIAFQEFMIMPVKADSFSHALRKGTEIFHNLKSILKGRGLSTAVGDEGGFAPTFNGTEDALDTLLQAIEKAGYKPGDDIMLALDCAASEFYKDGTYDYRKFEGDKGAHRSREEQVSYLAELAAKYPIISIEDGMQEDDWEGWKMLTDKIGDRVQLVGDDLFVTNVDRLSRGVKEGIANSILVKVNQIGSLSETMAAVQMAQNNKFTSVMSHRSGETEDSTIADLAVAMNCGQIKTGSASRSDRMAKYNQLLRIEEALGETAIFPGLEAFKIKR, from the coding sequence ATGAGTGCAATTTCTTACATAGAAGCAAGACAGATTTTAGATTCCAGAGGTAATCCTACCATTGAAGTGGATGTATTTACAGAAAACGGTGCGATGGGTCGTGCAGCTGTTCCTTCAGGAGCATCTACAGGAGAGCATGAAGCCGTAGAATTACGTGACGGAGGTTCAGAATACCAAGGGAAAGGAGTTTTGAAAGCTGTTGAAAATGTAAAAGAAGTAATTGCAGAGAATTTAGTTGGTCAGCCGGTTTTTGAACAAAACTATATCGATCAGATTATGATTGAGCTTGATGGTACTCCTAACAAAGGAAATCTAGGTGCTAATGCAATCCTTGGGGTTTCTTTGGCAGTAGCAAGAGCAGCTGCAGCAGAACTGGGAATGCCTTTGTATAAATATGTAGGAGGGGTAAACGCAAACACTCTTCCTGTTCCAATGATGAATGTAATCAATGGTGGGTCTCACTCAGATGCGCCTATCGCATTCCAGGAATTCATGATCATGCCGGTAAAAGCTGATTCTTTCTCTCATGCATTGAGAAAAGGAACAGAAATTTTCCACAACCTTAAATCAATCCTTAAAGGGAGAGGTCTTTCTACAGCTGTAGGAGATGAGGGAGGTTTTGCTCCAACTTTCAATGGTACTGAAGACGCTTTGGATACTCTACTTCAGGCGATCGAAAAGGCAGGATATAAGCCAGGTGACGATATCATGTTGGCATTAGACTGTGCCGCTTCAGAATTCTACAAAGACGGAACTTACGATTACAGAAAATTTGAAGGAGATAAAGGAGCGCACAGATCAAGAGAAGAACAGGTTTCTTACCTTGCAGAACTAGCTGCTAAATATCCAATCATCTCTATCGAAGACGGTATGCAGGAAGATGACTGGGAAGGATGGAAAATGTTAACGGATAAAATCGGTGACAGAGTACAGTTAGTAGGTGATGATTTATTTGTAACTAACGTTGACAGGTTATCAAGAGGAGTAAAAGAAGGAATTGCCAATTCAATCCTTGTAAAAGTAAACCAGATTGGTTCTCTTTCTGAAACAATGGCAGCAGTACAGATGGCTCAGAACAACAAGTTCACTTCAGTAATGTCTCACAGATCTGGAGAAACTGAAGATTCTACGATTGCTGATTTAGCGGTAGCAATGAACTGTGGTCAAATTAAAACAGGTTCAGCTTCAAGATCAGATAGAATGGCAAAATACAACCAGTTGTTAAGAATTGAAGAAGCTCTTGGTGAAACAGCAATTTTCCCAGGTTTAGAAGCATTTAAAATAAAAAGATAA
- a CDS encoding TonB-dependent receptor domain-containing protein: MMIKLWFFLLLLFLSVFGNAQQTTGQKVSDSLAQQKPPTTNISEVVIQSAPRNVKLNDGNLTMTISGNKDFKTSTHLLDVLRKTPGVSIDQEGGIFIGGRISPAIFIDGKVTVMSNQELQAYLLSLSPEMVESLEINTNPSSKYDAEFKGIIDIRLKKNTNLGWKGNYNGNIYINKFNYRENALNLSYNTEKIAYTMQVGLNDGISTYRYSALQRLANTNVMRTNTNQKDIGQVYSIQAGADFRLNTKNRLSLNLRSNFRDSDRTRAGSLFTTDKSETQVVFNTESLNPIDYSQNNWGVTTDYSFQNKGLKISFLGNYLSVKNKQKDKFINKNQPSSELLSYWKSDLFNKIDIYTGQIDASQKIGNADIEAGFKYSHSLTNNNIRYDTLSVNNQFIFDPSRSNIFSYREKIVAGYVAYRQKFGKLQINAGIRAENTQSISDAVTTDSIVSKNYLEWLPSFSVSYSFNKSNELSISYSRRITRPVFSQLNPFRFYFSPLNYWIGNPYLLPSFTSQIKATYRYKNWITSFTIGKEKDVMARYPIYNPATNVLEYLGTNLPYRKFASLETSFPLKMTKWWSITSQVAGYYNYEFRPYLDEVFALDIYNYEIRLNQVFTLPKGYTVNLFANYESKTGNSLYIIKPRYSIDLSIQKSWLDNKLNTKLGYNNIFDSNEQSLEFRHKQIMDNRLRHWWDSSRFFFSLSYTFGVSKYQVKEVQRTEEENRAR; this comes from the coding sequence ATGATGATCAAATTATGGTTCTTTCTGTTACTGCTTTTCCTTTCTGTTTTTGGTAATGCACAGCAAACCACAGGACAAAAGGTATCAGATTCTCTTGCTCAACAAAAGCCTCCGACAACAAACATTTCAGAAGTTGTTATTCAATCTGCTCCGCGAAACGTTAAATTGAATGATGGAAATTTGACGATGACTATTTCCGGAAATAAAGACTTTAAAACATCCACCCATTTGCTTGATGTTTTAAGAAAAACTCCCGGAGTTTCCATAGATCAGGAAGGAGGGATTTTTATTGGAGGAAGAATTTCTCCGGCTATTTTTATAGATGGAAAAGTTACTGTAATGAGTAATCAGGAATTGCAAGCATACCTCCTGTCCCTGTCTCCTGAAATGGTTGAATCTCTTGAGATAAACACCAATCCCTCTTCAAAATATGATGCAGAATTTAAAGGAATTATTGATATCAGATTAAAAAAGAACACTAATCTCGGCTGGAAAGGAAATTATAATGGGAATATATACATCAATAAGTTCAATTACAGAGAAAATGCTTTAAATCTGTCATACAACACAGAAAAGATTGCCTATACGATGCAGGTGGGATTAAATGATGGGATTTCCACCTATCGGTATAGTGCTTTACAGCGATTGGCCAATACGAATGTTATGCGTACCAATACCAACCAAAAAGATATAGGGCAGGTATATAGTATTCAGGCAGGAGCTGATTTCAGATTAAATACTAAAAATAGATTGAGCCTAAATCTGAGAAGCAATTTTAGAGATAGTGACCGTACCCGAGCAGGATCATTATTTACCACTGATAAAAGTGAAACCCAGGTTGTTTTTAATACCGAAAGCTTAAATCCAATAGATTATTCACAGAATAATTGGGGGGTAACTACGGATTATTCGTTTCAAAATAAAGGTCTTAAAATAAGTTTTTTAGGCAATTATCTTTCTGTAAAAAATAAACAGAAAGATAAATTTATCAATAAAAATCAGCCATCTTCTGAATTATTATCCTATTGGAAATCTGACCTTTTTAATAAAATTGATATTTATACAGGACAGATTGATGCCTCTCAAAAAATTGGAAATGCAGATATAGAAGCAGGATTTAAGTACAGTCATTCATTAACTAACAATAATATCAGATATGATACCTTATCTGTGAACAACCAGTTTATATTTGATCCTTCAAGAAGTAATATCTTTTCTTACAGGGAAAAGATAGTTGCTGGTTATGTTGCTTACAGACAGAAATTCGGAAAACTTCAGATCAACGCAGGAATAAGAGCTGAAAATACCCAGAGTATTTCTGATGCCGTTACTACTGATTCTATTGTTTCAAAAAATTACCTTGAATGGCTGCCCTCTTTCAGTGTAAGTTATTCTTTTAATAAATCCAATGAACTTTCCATTTCCTACAGCAGGAGGATTACAAGACCTGTTTTTTCACAGCTTAATCCTTTTCGTTTTTACTTTAGTCCCTTGAATTATTGGATTGGAAATCCTTATCTGCTACCTTCTTTTACCAGTCAGATTAAAGCAACCTATCGGTATAAAAATTGGATTACAAGCTTTACCATTGGTAAAGAAAAAGATGTAATGGCCCGTTATCCGATATATAATCCGGCAACCAATGTACTGGAGTATCTCGGAACCAATCTTCCTTATCGTAAATTTGCCTCTCTTGAAACCAGTTTTCCTTTAAAAATGACAAAATGGTGGAGTATCACTAGCCAGGTAGCTGGATATTATAATTACGAATTCAGACCCTATCTTGATGAGGTCTTTGCACTAGATATCTATAATTATGAAATTAGGTTAAATCAGGTCTTTACTTTACCCAAAGGATATACCGTTAATCTATTTGCAAATTATGAATCCAAAACCGGAAATAGCCTTTATATTATTAAACCACGTTATAGCATAGATCTATCCATTCAAAAATCCTGGTTGGATAATAAGCTGAATACAAAGTTGGGATATAATAATATTTTTGATTCCAATGAGCAGAGCCTGGAGTTCAGGCATAAACAGATTATGGATAATCGTTTGAGGCATTGGTGGGATAGCAGTAGATTTTTCTTCTCATTGAGTTATACTTTCGGAGTTTCAAAGTATCAGGTGAAAGAAGTTCAGAGAACAGAGGAAGAAAACAGGGCAAGATAA
- a CDS encoding helix-turn-helix domain-containing protein yields the protein MTFGQQLLFFFSAVGAFNGLLLGIYLLFVKKLKYIPDFFLGLLLLMLSLRVGISVCIYFYPDLPRLIPYLGLAALFFTGPTLYYYIKSSFQQEHFNWKSCRKIFGILTVILGIVGLLYLFFPITLDHYFGTFIYTVWSVFICLTVYQYYIFSKQSIVMTNKFVLPVLISNVIIFLTYQLISTGWVQIYCAGGSLVFSFVLYANFLILFNKKDQQIPVKDPGNRYSNKKISEEQADNFVSRLEKLMNAEELYKNPNLKLSDLAFRMNISTHQLSQLLNDNLGKSFSTYINEYRINEACGKIENGSYLKIEEIGYEVGFNSKSTFFSTFKKIKNTTPLLYKQTQTPSDTGFHSLNL from the coding sequence ATGACCTTCGGACAACAGTTGCTTTTTTTCTTTAGTGCAGTAGGGGCCTTTAATGGGTTGCTGCTTGGTATTTATCTGCTGTTTGTCAAAAAACTGAAATATATACCGGATTTTTTCCTCGGACTTCTTTTGCTCATGCTTAGCTTAAGAGTGGGAATCTCAGTGTGTATTTACTTTTACCCTGATCTGCCTAGACTGATACCATATTTGGGACTAGCAGCATTGTTTTTTACAGGGCCTACTTTATATTATTACATTAAGTCATCATTTCAACAAGAACATTTTAATTGGAAAAGTTGCCGTAAGATATTTGGAATACTGACAGTGATTTTAGGTATTGTTGGTTTGCTTTACCTGTTCTTTCCAATAACTTTAGATCATTATTTTGGAACTTTTATATACACCGTTTGGTCAGTATTTATTTGTCTGACAGTCTATCAGTATTATATTTTTTCTAAGCAGAGTATTGTAATGACTAACAAATTTGTTCTTCCGGTTCTGATCAGTAATGTGATTATCTTTTTGACTTACCAACTGATTTCTACAGGTTGGGTACAAATCTATTGTGCAGGAGGAAGCTTAGTTTTTTCATTCGTTCTGTATGCTAATTTTTTAATTTTATTCAATAAAAAAGATCAGCAGATCCCGGTAAAAGATCCCGGCAACAGGTATTCCAATAAAAAGATTTCCGAAGAGCAGGCGGATAATTTTGTTTCCAGATTAGAAAAACTTATGAACGCAGAAGAACTCTATAAAAATCCGAATCTTAAATTAAGTGACCTTGCCTTCAGAATGAATATATCGACTCATCAGCTTTCCCAGCTGTTAAATGATAATCTGGGTAAAAGTTTTTCCACCTATATTAATGAATACAGAATTAATGAAGCTTGTGGAAAAATAGAAAATGGCTCTTATTTAAAAATTGAAGAGATTGGTTATGAAGTAGGATTCAACTCAAAATCAACTTTCTTTTCAACATTCAAAAAAATAAAGAATACAACACCACTTTTATACAAGCAAACACAAACACCTTCTGATACTGGGTTTCATAGTCTTAATTTATAA
- a CDS encoding citrate synthase: protein MSDNKVILNYDGNSYEYPIVDSTIGDRGIDISKLRDQTGLITLDLGYKNTGATISDITYLDGDKGELFYRGYPIEQIAEKSNFTEVMYLLLHGELPTQDQFTSFDNNIKKYNFIADEMKKIIDVFPRSAHPMGVLSSMTSALTAFNPKAVNVNSKEEMDHAAELMIAKFSHLCAWTYRKTQGLPLNHGDNNLSYVENFYKMAFRLPNADFEIDPVVVNALDKLLILHADHEQNCSTSTVRMVGSAHTGLFASISAGVSALWGPLHGGANQAVIEMLELIEKDGGDVSKYVAKAKDKGDSFRLMGFGHRVYKNFDPRAKIIKKAADDILTALGIQDKALDIAMQLERVALEDEYFIERKLYPNVDFYSGIIYRALGIPTEMFTVMFALGRLPGWISQWKEMRLKGDPIGRPRQVYQGAQERNYIDIASR from the coding sequence ATGTCAGACAACAAAGTAATATTGAATTACGACGGTAATTCATATGAATATCCAATCGTGGATAGTACTATCGGAGACAGAGGGATTGATATTTCAAAATTAAGAGACCAGACAGGTTTGATCACTCTGGATTTAGGTTACAAAAATACAGGAGCTACTATTAGCGACATCACTTACTTAGACGGAGATAAAGGAGAGTTATTCTACAGAGGTTATCCAATTGAACAAATTGCTGAAAAATCTAACTTCACAGAAGTAATGTATCTTTTATTACATGGAGAATTACCTACTCAGGATCAATTTACTTCTTTCGACAATAATATTAAAAAATATAACTTCATCGCAGATGAGATGAAAAAGATCATTGATGTTTTTCCTCGTTCTGCTCACCCTATGGGAGTTCTTTCTTCTATGACTTCTGCTTTAACAGCATTCAACCCGAAAGCCGTTAACGTAAACTCTAAAGAAGAAATGGATCACGCTGCTGAGCTGATGATCGCTAAATTCTCTCATCTTTGTGCTTGGACATACAGAAAGACTCAAGGTTTACCATTAAACCACGGAGATAATAACTTAAGCTACGTAGAAAATTTCTACAAAATGGCATTCAGATTACCAAACGCTGATTTCGAAATCGATCCGGTAGTTGTAAATGCATTAGATAAATTATTAATCCTTCACGCTGACCACGAGCAAAACTGTTCTACTTCTACGGTAAGAATGGTAGGCTCTGCTCATACAGGTCTGTTCGCTTCTATCTCTGCGGGGGTATCTGCACTTTGGGGACCACTTCACGGTGGTGCTAACCAGGCTGTAATCGAAATGCTTGAACTGATCGAGAAAGATGGTGGTGACGTATCTAAATATGTGGCTAAAGCTAAAGATAAAGGAGATAGCTTCCGTCTAATGGGATTCGGACACAGAGTATACAAAAACTTCGATCCAAGAGCAAAAATTATCAAGAAAGCTGCTGATGATATCCTTACTGCACTAGGTATCCAGGATAAAGCTCTTGATATTGCAATGCAGTTAGAAAGAGTTGCGCTTGAAGATGAATACTTCATCGAAAGAAAGCTGTATCCAAACGTAGACTTCTATTCAGGGATCATCTACAGAGCATTAGGAATTCCTACAGAAATGTTTACAGTAATGTTTGCATTAGGAAGATTACCAGGATGGATCTCTCAATGGAAAGAAATGAGATTGAAAGGAGACCCAATCGGAAGACCAAGACAGGTTTACCAAGGTGCTCAGGAAAGAAACTATATCGATATCGCAAGCAGATAA
- a CDS encoding dimethylarginine dimethylaminohydrolase family protein — protein sequence MRLNIKNETGRLKSVVLGQPNSLGAVPTLEESYDAKSYYSIEHNIYPKEVDIINEMNAFEEVLKKYDVEVLRPSIIQDYNQVFSRDVAFVIDDKMIISNVIVDRADEQEAYKSVFEKVAWRKIINLPETAHIEGGDVIVWNDFLFIGTCFSEDYRNYKTARTNEYAIEILKEYFPKKRIIDLELKKNDKVPFEGILHLDCTFNPVGEDKCIIYKNGFVDESDYRLIIDIFGEENCFHINDEEMFEMFPNIFSISPDVVVSDKAFTRMNNHLRDVWGMTVEEIPYREISKMGGLLRCSTMPLVRE from the coding sequence ATGAGACTAAACATTAAAAACGAAACGGGAAGGCTGAAGTCAGTAGTTCTAGGCCAGCCTAATTCATTGGGAGCTGTTCCCACGCTAGAGGAAAGTTATGACGCCAAGTCATATTACTCAATCGAACACAACATTTATCCTAAGGAAGTGGATATCATCAATGAGATGAACGCCTTCGAAGAAGTTTTAAAAAAGTATGACGTAGAAGTACTTCGTCCAAGCATTATCCAAGATTATAATCAGGTCTTTTCAAGAGATGTAGCCTTTGTAATTGATGATAAAATGATCATTTCTAATGTGATTGTTGACAGGGCAGATGAGCAGGAAGCCTACAAAAGTGTTTTTGAAAAAGTAGCCTGGAGAAAGATTATCAACCTGCCGGAAACAGCACATATCGAAGGAGGAGATGTTATTGTATGGAATGATTTCCTTTTTATAGGAACCTGCTTCAGTGAAGATTACAGAAATTATAAAACGGCAAGGACCAACGAGTATGCCATCGAAATTTTAAAAGAATACTTTCCGAAGAAAAGAATCATTGATCTTGAACTGAAGAAAAATGATAAAGTTCCGTTTGAAGGAATCTTACATCTGGATTGCACCTTCAATCCGGTAGGAGAAGATAAATGTATCATCTACAAAAACGGTTTTGTAGACGAAAGTGATTACCGTCTTATCATCGATATTTTCGGAGAAGAAAACTGTTTCCATATCAATGATGAAGAAATGTTTGAAATGTTTCCGAATATCTTCTCTATTTCTCCGGATGTTGTAGTTTCAGACAAAGCATTTACCAGAATGAACAATCACTTAAGAGATGTATGGGGAATGACCGTTGAAGAAATTCCTTACAGAGAGATCTCTAAAATGGGTGGCCTGTTGAGATGTTCTACCATGCCGCTTGTGAGAGAATAG